One segment of Streptomyces sp. YIM 121038 DNA contains the following:
- a CDS encoding lipopolysaccharide biosynthesis protein → MLNTGISGVLGLGFWLAAARYYSESAVGQGSAAIAAMKLLAGVTAVTLTGALARFIPVAGRATGKLIFRTYAGSSIVVGFAALIFLSTLDLWGPSYRFLHGPLAGVGFVAAVVAWCLLTLQDGVLTGLRSAVWVPVGNTVFSVVKLVLLIVFAAAVPTAGVFVSWVAAIALSVVPLGWLVFRRLVPRHVRATEGKAKPPSLREIGRFLAGDYTGSLFSLAVVYLVPVIVASQVSSEDNAYFYITTTIAGTTNLLAINMGASLTVEGAHDPARLAANTRAALRRMLRIMLPVCAVIFLGAPYILHVFGQGYSEAATPLLRWFAVGSALRVVMETYFAVLRAQSRTSGLAWLQGLLCVLVLGLTLVLLPRMGLTGAGVAEISSLAVIVAIAAPKLYAITHRTAPEAAPDGDLADLGTPDVPPSPVARAQSTALRKAPGHRLGPAWALRDSLDSDTLQLAIHRADLDHQERRPDVRPGPATPVFGTRPRPGSGNADGGGMDGHRPTWAVGRPFGGTPSHGAPVERPGPGRAPGSATGAAAVPSPAPASPGSPGMKTPTPVTGSPAARGASGPATAKPPGPSAGSPASAAPAPPSRPAPAPDRTPPVLALLLALALGLYWVPALGLGEGDLDAMGGLGLISVLPVPTLVGAVLLVVVFASLLRLDRPRTRLLAVTLVATVVSLHALPAVIETEPRFATAWQHLGFMEFIDRTGTAAPDLDARWSWPGFFAGASFLAEACGVSDLTELIRWWPLTVQLLYLPPMFLLTRHMRASWRAKWTGLWLFVLSGWVGQDYFSPQGFTYLLYIAFVAILLVWFRAPRVLWSKRRPGEAEVEPANRRQQAVLLLVLMGLFAATVPAHQLTPFVMLGVVTVLVLVRRCELRGLPLLFGVLVVLWLGFLAEPYWSGHFDELFGGVGGVGGNVSSSVSGRIEGGDPTHKLVLYTRVALAGSVLALACWGWLRRRRLKYREVSLVVLAFVPFLGFGMQSYGGEMALRVFMFALPGVALLGGLALFPRTGATAKERDRDRVSLAPYAALLAGLVLVGGFLVARWGNEPFERVRTGEVAAMEYVYAHDDPTVRLLWMSNDTVTNVTPAIPWGKQDPEKVEYLPTLAPPDPRLVSGLVKALKDAGPNSYLMVNRGQTVYLQMDSGYPEHWDTRLVRNLDRRADLKKVLSNADATLYALREQPKGAVPKADPGAVGPKVTWTPWSVVGGLAVLALVLLLAAREVVRVAVPPSMAQQRWLQSSFWFSLPLLAVFLASLIQRFLTMA, encoded by the coding sequence ATGCTGAACACCGGTATTTCCGGCGTCCTCGGCCTGGGCTTCTGGCTGGCCGCCGCCCGGTACTACTCGGAGTCGGCGGTCGGCCAGGGCTCGGCGGCCATCGCGGCGATGAAGCTCCTCGCGGGCGTCACCGCCGTGACGCTGACGGGCGCCCTCGCGCGCTTCATCCCGGTGGCGGGCCGCGCCACCGGGAAGCTCATCTTCCGTACGTACGCGGGAAGTTCGATCGTCGTCGGGTTCGCCGCGCTGATCTTCCTGAGCACGCTCGACCTGTGGGGGCCCTCGTACCGCTTCCTGCACGGCCCGCTCGCCGGGGTGGGCTTCGTCGCGGCGGTCGTGGCCTGGTGTCTGCTCACCCTCCAGGACGGCGTGCTCACCGGCCTGCGCAGCGCGGTGTGGGTGCCGGTGGGCAACACCGTGTTCTCCGTGGTCAAGCTCGTCCTGCTGATCGTCTTCGCGGCGGCCGTCCCCACGGCCGGGGTGTTCGTGTCGTGGGTCGCCGCCATCGCCCTGTCGGTGGTGCCGCTCGGCTGGCTGGTGTTCCGGCGCCTCGTGCCGCGCCACGTGCGGGCCACCGAGGGCAAGGCGAAGCCGCCCTCGCTGCGCGAGATCGGCCGCTTCCTGGCCGGTGACTACACGGGCTCGCTGTTCTCGCTCGCCGTGGTGTACCTGGTCCCGGTGATCGTCGCCTCGCAGGTCAGCTCCGAGGACAACGCGTACTTCTACATCACCACCACGATCGCGGGCACCACCAACCTCCTGGCGATCAACATGGGCGCCTCGCTGACCGTCGAGGGGGCGCACGACCCGGCGCGGCTCGCCGCGAACACCCGCGCGGCGCTGCGCCGCATGCTGCGGATCATGCTGCCGGTGTGCGCGGTCATCTTCCTGGGCGCGCCCTACATCCTGCACGTGTTCGGGCAGGGCTACTCGGAGGCGGCGACGCCGCTGCTGCGCTGGTTCGCCGTCGGGTCCGCGCTGCGGGTCGTCATGGAGACGTACTTCGCCGTCCTCAGGGCGCAGAGCCGCACGTCCGGCCTCGCCTGGCTGCAGGGCCTGCTGTGCGTGCTCGTCCTCGGTCTGACGCTGGTCCTGCTGCCGCGGATGGGCCTGACGGGCGCGGGCGTCGCGGAGATCTCCAGCCTCGCGGTGATCGTGGCGATCGCCGCGCCCAAGCTGTACGCGATCACGCACCGCACGGCCCCGGAGGCCGCGCCGGACGGCGACCTCGCGGACCTCGGCACCCCGGACGTCCCGCCGTCACCGGTGGCCCGCGCCCAGAGCACCGCCCTCAGGAAGGCCCCCGGGCACCGCCTCGGCCCGGCGTGGGCATTGCGTGACTCCCTCGACTCGGACACCCTGCAACTGGCGATCCACCGGGCCGACCTGGACCACCAGGAGCGCAGGCCGGACGTGCGGCCCGGCCCGGCGACGCCGGTGTTCGGGACGCGGCCGCGCCCGGGCTCGGGGAACGCGGACGGGGGCGGCATGGACGGGCACCGGCCCACGTGGGCCGTGGGGCGGCCGTTCGGCGGCACGCCGTCGCACGGGGCACCGGTGGAGCGCCCGGGCCCGGGCCGCGCGCCCGGTTCCGCCACGGGTGCGGCCGCCGTGCCGTCACCGGCCCCGGCCTCGCCCGGTTCACCGGGCATGAAGACACCGACACCCGTCACGGGCTCCCCGGCCGCCCGGGGCGCGTCCGGGCCCGCCACGGCGAAGCCGCCCGGGCCGTCCGCCGGTTCACCGGCGTCCGCGGCGCCCGCTCCCCCGTCGCGCCCCGCCCCGGCCCCGGACCGCACCCCGCCGGTCCTCGCGCTGCTCCTGGCGCTGGCCCTCGGCCTGTACTGGGTGCCCGCGCTCGGGCTCGGCGAGGGCGACCTCGACGCGATGGGCGGGCTCGGCCTCATCTCCGTCCTGCCGGTGCCCACGCTGGTCGGCGCGGTGCTCCTCGTGGTCGTGTTCGCCTCGCTGCTGCGTCTGGACCGGCCCCGCACCCGGCTGCTCGCGGTGACGCTCGTGGCCACCGTCGTGTCGCTGCACGCGCTGCCCGCCGTCATCGAGACCGAGCCGCGGTTCGCGACGGCCTGGCAGCACCTGGGCTTCATGGAGTTCATCGACCGGACCGGCACGGCGGCGCCCGACCTGGACGCGCGCTGGAGCTGGCCCGGGTTCTTCGCGGGCGCCTCGTTCCTCGCCGAGGCGTGCGGCGTCTCGGACCTGACCGAGCTCATCCGCTGGTGGCCGCTGACCGTCCAGCTCCTGTACCTCCCGCCGATGTTCCTGCTCACCCGGCACATGCGGGCGAGCTGGCGGGCCAAGTGGACGGGCCTGTGGCTGTTCGTCCTGAGCGGCTGGGTGGGCCAGGACTACTTCTCCCCGCAGGGCTTCACCTATCTGCTGTACATCGCCTTCGTGGCGATCCTCCTGGTGTGGTTCCGGGCGCCGCGCGTGCTCTGGTCGAAGCGGCGGCCCGGCGAGGCCGAGGTGGAGCCCGCGAACCGGCGGCAGCAGGCGGTGCTGCTCCTGGTCCTCATGGGCCTGTTCGCGGCCACGGTGCCCGCGCACCAGCTGACGCCGTTCGTGATGCTCGGCGTGGTCACGGTCCTCGTGCTCGTGCGCCGCTGCGAGCTGCGGGGCCTGCCGCTGCTCTTCGGCGTCCTCGTGGTGCTGTGGCTGGGCTTCCTCGCGGAGCCGTACTGGTCGGGGCACTTCGACGAGCTGTTCGGCGGCGTGGGCGGGGTCGGCGGCAATGTGTCGTCGTCCGTCTCCGGCCGCATCGAGGGCGGCGACCCCACGCACAAGCTGGTCCTGTACACGCGGGTGGCGCTGGCCGGGAGCGTGCTCGCGCTGGCCTGCTGGGGCTGGCTGCGCAGGCGCAGGCTGAAGTACCGCGAGGTGTCCCTCGTCGTCCTGGCCTTCGTGCCGTTCCTGGGCTTCGGCATGCAGAGCTACGGCGGCGAGATGGCGCTGCGCGTCTTCATGTTCGCGCTGCCGGGGGTGGCCCTGCTCGGCGGGCTCGCGCTGTTCCCGCGCACCGGGGCGACCGCCAAGGAGCGGGACCGCGACCGGGTGAGCCTCGCGCCGTACGCCGCGCTGCTCGCGGGGCTCGTCCTGGTGGGCGGCTTCCTGGTGGCCCGCTGGGGCAACGAGCCCTTCGAGCGCGTCCGCACGGGCGAGGTCGCCGCGATGGAGTACGTGTACGCGCACGACGACCCGACGGTGCGGCTGCTGTGGATGAGCAACGACACCGTCACCAACGTGACGCCCGCGATCCCCTGGGGCAAGCAGGACCCGGAGAAGGTCGAGTACCTGCCCACGCTCGCGCCGCCCGACCCGCGCCTGGTGTCGGGCCTGGTGAAGGCGCTCAAGGACGCGGGGCCCAACTCGTATCTGATGGTCAACCGCGGCCAGACGGTGTACCTCCAGATGGACTCGGGCTATCCGGAGCACTGGGACACCCGGCTCGTGCGGAACCTGGACCGGCGCGCGGACCTGAAGAAGGTCCTCAGCAACGCCGACGCGACGCTCTACGCGCTGCGCGAGCAGCCGAAGGGCGCGG